From the Takifugu flavidus isolate HTHZ2018 chromosome 12, ASM371156v2, whole genome shotgun sequence genome, one window contains:
- the cdon gene encoding cell adhesion molecule-related/down-regulated by oncogenes yields the protein MDSGLRVLLSTVLCLSQSLLISCSPHSLSFLSEPVSLVQSRGSVARLHCSASPPSAVVSWHFRGLPLDKATLPGLEITKDSLIISTLSSEHVGVYQCVARSDRGSAIASRPAHVAIAEISEYEDGRRRSLLVQEGSTVLLECPLPHSIPPALPKLKVRGERLEESKDEYLVLPSGNLQIVSVSAQHQGMYKCGAFNPVTGETVFQSHGTKLFVKNLGSSPPVRIIYPTMPVTVSVQRSQPLLLECVVSGSPAPAAKWSRNGKEVTPGPFHHLQHNNLAFVAVTTSDAGTYSCTAEATQGPVISASYTVNVLEPVSVVEGPNDLVVTAGSSAHFTCAAKGNPSPNVTWLFNAEPIPSSSRRFQISGSSLVVTQVAPEDEGVFQCLLDNGVGTATSYGMLTVQSDPQPGSTGTTPEVSPSLHPMQSDEGHELLPEDEGDALDPPPDRGGDRPVPEAPIIISPPQTHKPDLYDLEWRAGRDGGSPINAYFVKYRKVDDMGTVVGNWHTVRVPGSENTLRLSDLESSSLYEVLMVARNSAGEGQPAMLTFRTGKEKTITSNKNPSKPPVISVPPKAPEDKTTNTHFGVVIHDRVPEAPDRPTISMATESSVYVTWVPRANGGSPITAFRVEYRRGRSAEWIVAADNISPLKLSVEVRNLEPASTYKFRVVAMNMYGESPHSIPSKLYQVPQASPRITERPVVGPHILSTDAISDTQIMLRWTYNPSSNNNTPIQGFYIYYRPTDSDNDGDYKRDVVEGLKHWHMIGHLQSETSYDIKMQCFNDGGESEYSNVMICETRARQSPGSPSQHPVTPPGPHPQEPPSPPGWLLYTIVGCILGVMVLILLAFIAMCLWRNRQQSNTHKYNPPGYLYQPTEMNGHVLEYATLSGSGHINGGIPGGYSHGALIPQGCHHLHHKLPNGLTLLNGTGSLYSRGHDGTLAHGNRDCEHSHPHHHHNGGGMYTALPQTESSDCMSCQNLCNNNRCYKANGTFPGGTLPLMHRVAPCQQDGLEMVPLGQVTSQCLGPDGQMHLGDRGAEAGQNPEEQRESSPSQHSCCLVGNSERYPMENTAETEVEYTDRDGPVVCWDSLGLPDLDCDQKPVWISSSSLAGELIQAGPQEV from the exons ATGGACAGTGGCCTGAGGGTCCTCCTGTCCACTGTGCTGTGTCTCAGCCAGTCTCTGCTCATCAGCTGCTCTC CTCACTCCTTGTCTTTCCTGTCTGAGCCCGTCTCTCTGGTTCAGAGTCGCGGTTCTGTCGCCCGTCTGCACTGCTCAGCGAGTCCTCCGTCGGCCGTGGTTTCCTGGCATTTCAGAGGTCTTCCCTTGGACAAAGCCACGCTGCCTGGCCTGGAGATCACCAAGGACTCCCTCATTATCTCCACCCTTAGCTCCGAACATGTTGGCGTCTACCAGTGTGTGGCACGTTCAGATCGTGGGTCAGCCATCGCCAGCCGCCCTGCACATGTTGCTATAGCAG aaatatctGAATACGAAGACGGCCGACGCCGTTCGCTGTTGGTGCAGGAAGGTAGCACCGTTCTACTAGAATGTCCTCTACCTCACAGCATCCCTCCTGCTCTGCCCAAGCTGAAAGTACGAGGGGAGCGACTGGAAGAATCAAAAG aTGAGTATTTAGTTCTTCCATCTGGAAACCTCCAGATTGTCTCTGTATCAGCGCAGCATCAGGGCATGTACAAATGTGGTGCCTTCAACCCTGTTACCGGGGAAACCGTCTTTCAGTCTCATGGTACTAAGCTGTTCGTGAAAA ATTTaggctcctcccccccagtgcgCATCATTTACCCCACCATGCCAGTGACCGTTTCAGTGCAGCGCTCGCAGCCGCTCCTGTTGGAGTGCGTCGTGTCGGGTAGTCCTGCACCAGCAGCCAAGTGGTCAAGAAACGGTAAAGAGGTCACACCGGGACCTtttcaccatctgcagcatAACAACCTGGCCTTTGTTGCCGTGACAACGAGTGATGCTGGGACCTACAGCTGTACGGCCGAGGCGACCCAGGGGCCCGTCATCAGCGCCAGCTATACTGTGAACGTTCTTG AGCCGGTGTCTGTCGTAGAGGGCCCCAACGACCTGGTCGTCACCGCCGGCTCTTCCGCTCACTTCACCTGCGCAGCCAAAGGGAACCCTTCCCCAAATGTCACCTGGCTGTTCAACGCTGAGCCCATCCCGTCATCGTCGCGTCGCTTTCAGATCTCAGGATCCTCACTTGTTGTTACACAGGTAGCACCAGAGGATGAGGGCGTGTTCCAGTGTCTGCTGGACAACGGGGTCGGCACGGCAACATCATACGGGATGCTTACAGTACAGTCAG ATCCTCAGCCGGGCTCCACGGGCACCACGCCAGAGGTCTCGCCGTCACTTCACCCCATGCAGAGCGATGAGGGCCACGAACTCTTGCCGGAAGATGAAGGCGACGCGCTCGACCCGCCACCCGACAGAGGGGGTGACCGTCCCGTCCCCGAGgcccccatcatcatcagcccTCCACAGACTCACAAGCCGGATTTGTACGATCTGGAGTGGAGAGCGGGACGTGATGGGGGGAGTCCAATCAACGCCTATTTTGTCAAATATCGCAAG GTTGATGACATGGGAACGGTGGTGGGGAACTGGCATACGGTCCGCGTCCCTGGCAGCGAGAATACCTTACGTCTGTCGGACCTGGAGTCCTCCAGTCTCTACGAGGTGCTGATGGTGGCTCGGAATTCTGCAGGCGAGGGCCAGCCGGCCATGCTCACCTTCCGCACCGGCAAGG AAAAGACCATCACCTCCAACAAGAACCCGTCCAAGCCGCCCGTCATCTCTGTGCCCCCCAAAGCCCCAGAAGACAaaaccaccaacacacactttggTGTGGTCATACATGACCGAG TTCCAGAGGCCCCCGATCGCCCCACCATCTCCATGGCGACCGAGAGTTCGGTGTATGTCACCTGGGTCCCGAGAGCGAACGGCGGGTCTCCGATCACGGCGTTCCGTGTGGAGTACAGACGCGGCCGCAGCGCCGAGTGGATCGTCGCGGCGGATAATATCTCCCCTCTAAAGCTGTCGGTGGAAGTTCGCAATCTGGAGCCAG CCTCCACCTACAAGTTTCGCGTCGTCGCCATGAACATGTACGGCGAGAGCCCGCACAGCATTCCCTCCAAACTGTACCAAGTGCCCCAGGCCAGCCCGCGTATCACAGAGCGACCTGTGGTCGGACCCCACATCTTATCTACGGACGCCATCAGCGACACGCAGATCATGCTGCGCTGGACT TACAATCCCTCGAGTAACAACAACACTCCGATCCAAGGCTTCTACATTTACTACCGGCCCACAGACAGCGACAACGACGGCGACTACAAAAGAGATGTGGTGGAAG GGCTGAAACACTGGCACATGATTGGACACCTGCAGTCCGAGACCTCCTACGACATAAAGATGCAGTGCTTTAATGACGGGGGAGAGAGCGAGTACAGCAACGTCATGATCTGTGAGACCAGAG CACGTCAGTCCCCGGGGTCGCCCAGCCAGCACCCTGTCACCCCACCTGGCCCCCACCCTCAGGAACCACCCAGCCCGCCTGGATGGCTGTTGTACACCATTGTGGGCTGTATTTTGGGAGTGATGGTGCTCATCCTGCTGGCTTTTATCGCCATGTGTCTGTGGAGGAATCGCCAGCAGAGCAACACGCACA AGTACAACCCTCCGGGGTACCTGTACCAGCCGACTGAAATGAACGGCCATGTTCTCGAGTACGCCACGCTGTCCGGCTCTGGCCACATCAATGGCGGCATCCCTGGGGGGTACAGCCATGGTGCCCTCATTCCCCAAGGatgccaccacctccaccacaaaCTCCCCAATGGCCTGACGCTGCTCAACGGCACCGGCAGCCTCTACTCACGCGGCCACGATGGCACCCTGGCCCACGGCAACCGCGACTGCGAGCACTCGCACccgcaccaccaccacaac GGTGGGGGCATGTACACAGCACTTCCCCAGACAGAGTCATCGGACTGTATGAGCTGTCAGAACCtctgcaacaacaacag ATGTTACAAGGCCAATGGCACTTTTCCTGGTGGCACTCTCCCTCTAATGCACCGCGTGGCTCCGTGCCAGCAGGACGGGCTGGAGATGGTGCCTCTGGGCCAGGTTACGTCTCAGTGCCTCGGTCCTGACGGTCAGATGCACCTCGGCGATCGGGGGGCCGAAGCCGGACAGAACCCAGAAGAGCAGAGGGAGTCTTCACCCTCGCAGCACTCCTGCTGTCTGGTCGGGAACAGCGAAAGATATCCGATGGAAAACACTG CTGAGACGGAGGTGGAATACACGGACAGGGATGGGCCTGTGGTGTGCTGGGACAGTCTCGGCCTGCCAGACTTGGACTGTGACCAAAAGCCTGTTTGGatttccagcagcagcctggcagGAGAGCTGATCCAGGCCGGCCCACAGGAGGTCTGA